The nucleotide sequence GTGGGGCTGTCGTTCGTGTTGCAGGCGCTGGTGGTGTACCTGCCCGCCCTGCAGCGGCCGTTCAATACCGTGCCGCTGAGCCTGAACGACTGGGTGGTCTGTGTGGGAGTCGCCAGCAGCGTGCTCTGGCTGGGAGAGGCGCGCAAGCTCATCGCGCGGCTGCGGCGACAAGGGTAGCGCGCTCGACGCCGGCAAGGAAACCCAGCAGCAGGCCATGGAAGGCGCGCGCCGCCTCGATCTGGGGGAAGTGGCCGCAGCGCGGGAATACGACCAGGCGCGCGCCGGGAATGGCCAGCGCCCGCTGACTGGTCTCCAGGGGAAAGACCTGATCGGCTTCGCCCCAGACCAACAGGGTAGGCGCGCGCAGTTCGCCAAGGCGGTCGCGGAGGCCGGTGCGCCCCAGGTCGGTGGCGTCGTAGCGACGGCTGAGGGCGGTTAGAGCGCGGCGGTTATCGGCGCCGATGAGGGCCGCCCGGCCCCGTTCGAGGATCTCGGCGGTGAGGTGGCGTTCAGGGGCGTAGAAAGCGGCGCTGAGCATGGCCCGCACCACTGCCGGCCGGGCGGAGAGCCAGAGCAACGCCGGGCCGACGAGCGGCCAGCCGCCGGCCCGTGTCAGGGGCGAGGGTTCGCTGAAGCCGTCGCTATCCACCAGGGTGAGGCTGCGCACGGCGGAGGGGTGCAGCAGGGCCGTGGCGATGGCGTATTTGCCTCCCATCGAGTGGGCCACTATGTGCGCTGCTCCCATACCGAGGCGCTCGATCAGCCGGGCATAGAGCCGGGCCGACAGTTCCAGCGAGTAGGGCGCGTCGGCGGGTTTATCGGAGCGCCCGAAGCCCAACCCGTCAACGGCGATGGCGCGATACCCTGCCCGCGCCAGCAGCCGGCCCGTCGGGCGCCACTCTTCAGATGAGCCGGCAAAGCCGTGCA is from Chloroflexaceae bacterium and encodes:
- a CDS encoding alpha/beta fold hydrolase codes for the protein MHSQFITIDGYRLHLLEAGHGPAVLLLHGFAGSSEEWRPTGRLLARAGYRAIAVDGLGFGRSDKPADAPYSLELSARLYARLIERLGMGAAHIVAHSMGGKYAIATALLHPSAVRSLTLVDSDGFSEPSPLTRAGGWPLVGPALLWLSARPAVVRAMLSAAFYAPERHLTAEILERGRAALIGADNRRALTALSRRYDATDLGRTGLRDRLGELRAPTLLVWGEADQVFPLETSQRALAIPGARLVVFPRCGHFPQIEAARAFHGLLLGFLAGVERATLVAAAAR